One region of Halomicrobium sp. LC1Hm genomic DNA includes:
- a CDS encoding VOC family protein, producing the protein MSGIVFFRTENRAETVSFYTDRLGFDVWLEQEGGCTILSYDTLLVGFCDGTETETDGIVTVVLGDEAAVDDCHADLADVATGRPEANDEFGIYQFFATDPDGRTVEVQAFQHETPSVGSSEGSG; encoded by the coding sequence ATGTCTGGGATCGTCTTCTTCCGGACCGAGAACCGTGCCGAGACCGTCTCGTTTTACACCGATCGACTCGGCTTCGACGTGTGGCTCGAACAGGAGGGGGGCTGTACGATCCTCTCGTACGACACCCTCCTCGTGGGTTTCTGCGACGGGACCGAGACGGAAACCGACGGGATCGTCACCGTCGTCCTCGGAGACGAGGCCGCCGTCGACGACTGCCACGCCGACCTCGCCGACGTGGCCACCGGTCGGCCCGAGGCCAACGACGAGTTCGGGATCTACCAGTTCTTCGCGACCGACCCGGACGGCCGGACGGTCGAAGTCCAGGCGTTTCAGCA
- a CDS encoding energy-coupling factor ABC transporter ATP-binding protein produces the protein MTGAPVIEASGLAYRYEDGTTAVDGVDLTIEAGERVALLGPNGAGKSTLLLLLGGLLAPDDGSVRYFGTDQPADAVRDRLGVLTQDPGEYLFNPTVREDIEYGPSQLGLSAAEADRRVAELARRFDLEHLLDRPPFRLSGGEQRRAAIASVLSVDPEVLLLDEPLSNVDGDNEAALLALLDDLADDGVTIVTSTPDTDLVAAVADRVVLLGRDGCVVATGSTREVLTDVDRLREAGLAPPTVVELFDRAGFEDPPVRVEEAVERLCRD, from the coding sequence GTGACGGGGGCCCCGGTGATCGAAGCGTCGGGACTGGCCTACCGCTACGAGGACGGGACGACCGCCGTCGACGGCGTCGACCTGACGATCGAGGCCGGCGAACGGGTCGCGCTGCTCGGCCCCAACGGCGCGGGCAAGTCCACGCTCTTGCTCCTGCTGGGCGGACTGTTAGCGCCCGACGACGGCTCCGTTCGCTACTTCGGGACGGACCAGCCGGCCGACGCCGTTCGCGACCGGCTGGGCGTGCTCACTCAGGACCCCGGCGAGTACCTGTTCAACCCGACCGTGCGCGAAGATATCGAGTACGGCCCCTCCCAGCTGGGGCTGTCGGCCGCCGAAGCCGACCGGCGGGTCGCCGAGCTGGCCCGGCGGTTCGACCTCGAACACCTCCTCGATCGCCCCCCGTTTCGGCTGAGCGGCGGCGAGCAGCGCCGCGCCGCCATCGCCAGCGTCCTCTCGGTCGACCCGGAGGTCCTCCTGCTGGACGAACCGCTGTCGAACGTCGACGGCGACAACGAGGCCGCACTGCTCGCGCTGCTCGACGATCTCGCCGACGACGGCGTGACGATCGTCACGTCGACACCGGACACCGACCTCGTCGCGGCGGTGGCCGACCGGGTCGTGCTGCTCGGCCGCGACGGGTGCGTCGTCGCGACGGGATCGACCCGCGAGGTGCTGACCGACGTCGACCGACTCCGCGAGGCCGGCCTCGCGCCCCCGACCGTCGTCGAGCTGTTCGACCGGGCGGGCTTCGAGGACCCCCCGGTCCGTGTCGAGGAAGCGGTCGAACGGCTGTGCCGGGACTGA
- the cbiQ gene encoding cobalt ECF transporter T component CbiQ produces MDALDRTVAAVSDEAQSLLVTTRTPRRDGFMQAVDPALKLVGVLSLLVIAVVTDDLAILCGLAALPLGLAIGSRIAPLTLGRRIAPPVLASAAVVAPQGVLQPGPTVAALGPLSLSATGVTYVAVFLVRVTASLALLSVLLLTTGFGPLVTALRRLRVPPLTITLLAVTYRSLLLFFRELERLAHARRSRTFSRGSLRGRWARSGSFLGTFLLRSLDRGERVQRAARARGGTRMRPYDRSGSLGRADAAFTLLLVAAVVVRVIAA; encoded by the coding sequence ATGGACGCACTCGACCGCACCGTCGCGGCGGTCAGCGACGAGGCCCAGTCCCTTCTCGTGACGACCCGGACGCCGCGACGCGACGGCTTCATGCAGGCCGTCGACCCGGCGCTGAAGCTGGTCGGCGTCCTCTCGCTTCTCGTGATCGCGGTCGTGACCGACGACCTCGCGATCCTCTGCGGGCTGGCTGCCCTCCCGCTGGGACTGGCGATCGGCTCGCGGATCGCGCCCCTGACGCTCGGCCGACGGATCGCACCGCCGGTGCTGGCCTCGGCCGCCGTCGTCGCGCCACAGGGCGTCCTCCAGCCGGGACCGACCGTCGCGGCGCTCGGCCCGCTCTCGCTCTCGGCGACGGGAGTGACCTACGTCGCGGTCTTCCTGGTCCGCGTGACGGCCTCGCTCGCACTGCTGTCCGTGCTGTTGCTGACGACCGGCTTCGGCCCGCTGGTGACGGCCCTTCGTCGCCTTCGGGTCCCGCCGCTGACGATCACCCTCCTCGCGGTCACGTACCGGTCGCTACTGTTGTTCTTCCGGGAACTCGAACGGCTGGCTCACGCTCGCCGGAGCCGCACGTTCTCGCGTGGCTCGCTCCGGGGACGCTGGGCGCGGTCGGGCTCGTTTCTGGGCACCTTCCTCCTGCGCTCGCTCGACCGCGGCGAACGGGTCCAGCGGGCCGCCCGCGCTCGCGGTGGCACGCGCATGCGACCGTACGATCGGTCGGGGTCGCTGGGCCGTGCCGACGCCGCGTTCACGCTGTTGCTCGTCGCTGCCGTCGTGGTTCGGGTGATCGCCGCGTGA